A single Streptococcus thermophilus DNA region contains:
- a CDS encoding zinc ribbon domain-containing protein YjdM: MSLPNCPKCNSEYVYEDGILLVCPECAYEWDPNEVAEEGLAVLDSNGTCLADGDTVTVIKDLKVKGAPKDIKQGTRVKNIRLVEGDHNIDCKIDGFGSMKLKSEFVKKI; the protein is encoded by the coding sequence ATGTCATTGCCAAATTGTCCAAAATGCAACTCAGAGTATGTCTATGAAGATGGAATCTTGCTAGTATGTCCGGAATGTGCCTATGAGTGGGATCCAAACGAAGTTGCAGAAGAAGGACTTGCGGTTCTTGATAGCAATGGAACATGTCTTGCTGATGGCGATACTGTTACAGTTATCAAAGATTTGAAAGTTAAGGGTGCTCCGAAAGACATCAAGCAAGGAACACGTGTTAAAAATATTCGCTTGGTTGAAGGTGATCACAACATTGATTGTAAGATTGATGGTTTTGGTTCCATGAAACTTAAATCAGAATTTGTTAAGAAAATCTAA
- a CDS encoding amino acid ABC transporter ATP-binding protein — MLELKNISKQFGQHKIFDNYNLTVEEGKILAIVGPSGGGKTTLLRMLAGLETIDSGQIIYENEEIPLDQMESRNLLGFVFQDFQLFPHLTVLDNLTLSPIKTMGMSKEDAQKKAQTLLDRLGLGAHGNAYPYSLSGGQKQRVAFARAMMIDPKIVGYDEPTSALDPELRQEVEKLILQNREIGITQIVIIHDMQFAQHIADEIVTINPK; from the coding sequence ATGTTAGAATTAAAAAATATTTCCAAGCAATTTGGTCAACACAAAATTTTTGATAACTATAACCTAACTGTCGAAGAGGGGAAAATCTTAGCTATCGTTGGACCATCCGGTGGTGGTAAGACAACTCTTTTGCGTATGCTAGCAGGACTTGAAACTATTGATTCAGGGCAAATTATTTATGAAAATGAAGAGATTCCCTTGGATCAGATGGAAAGTCGTAACTTGCTAGGCTTTGTCTTTCAGGATTTTCAACTGTTTCCGCACTTGACTGTCTTAGATAACTTAACCCTTTCGCCAATTAAGACGATGGGAATGTCTAAGGAAGATGCCCAGAAAAAAGCTCAGACTCTACTTGACCGTTTAGGGCTTGGAGCACATGGAAATGCTTATCCGTATTCACTTTCTGGGGGACAAAAACAACGTGTTGCATTTGCTCGTGCCATGATGATTGATCCGAAAATCGTCGGCTATGATGAACCAACTTCAGCTCTTGATCCTGAGTTGCGTCAAGAAGTAGAGAAATTGATTTTGCAGAATCGTGAGATTGGGATTACGCAAATCGTTATTATTCACGATATGCAATTTGCACAGCACATCGCTGATGAGATTGTCACTATCAATCCAAAATAG
- the glmS gene encoding glutamine--fructose-6-phosphate transaminase (isomerizing) has product MCGIVGVVGNTNATDILIQGLEKLEYRGYDSAGIFVAGETSSQSVKAVGRIAELTAKIEGVEGTAGIGHTRWATHGKPTEDNAHPHRSETERFVLVHNGVIENYLEIKEEYLSGHHFKGQTDTEIVVHLIGKFVEEDGLSTIESFKKALRIIRGSYAFALMDSEDASTIYVSKNKSPLLIGLGGGYNMVCSDAMAMIRETNQYMEIHDQELVIVKADSVEVQDYDGNVKERDSYTAELDLSDIGKGTYPYYMLKEIDEQPTVMRKLIQAYTDDKGQVTVDAKIIKAVQEADRIYILAAGTSYHAGFASKKMLEELTDTPVELGISSEWGYGMPLLSKKPLFVFISQSGETADSRQVLVKANELGIPSLTVTNVPGSTLSREADHTMLLHAGPEIAVASTKAYTAQIATLAFLAKAVGEANGNEKAKAFDLVHELSLVAQSIESTLSEKEVIDEKVAALLSETRNAFYIGRGQDYYVAMEASLKLKEISYIQCEGFAAGELKHGTIALIEDGTPVIALLSDPVLASHTRGNIQEVVARGAKVLTIAEENVAKEGDDIVLNNVHPYLSPISMVVPTQLIAYFATLHRGLDVDKPRNLAKSVTVE; this is encoded by the coding sequence ATGTGTGGAATTGTTGGTGTTGTAGGTAACACAAATGCAACTGATATCTTGATTCAAGGACTTGAAAAGCTAGAATACCGTGGTTACGATTCAGCCGGTATCTTTGTAGCTGGTGAAACATCTAGTCAATCGGTTAAAGCTGTTGGCCGTATTGCGGAACTTACTGCTAAAATTGAAGGTGTAGAAGGTACTGCAGGTATCGGACATACTCGTTGGGCGACTCATGGGAAACCAACGGAAGACAATGCTCACCCACATCGCTCAGAAACAGAACGTTTCGTTTTGGTTCACAACGGTGTTATTGAAAACTATCTTGAAATTAAGGAAGAATACCTTTCTGGTCATCATTTCAAAGGTCAAACCGATACTGAAATTGTTGTTCACTTGATTGGTAAATTTGTTGAAGAAGACGGTTTGTCAACTATTGAATCTTTCAAGAAGGCTCTCCGCATTATCCGTGGATCGTATGCATTTGCCCTCATGGATTCTGAAGATGCATCAACAATTTATGTCTCTAAAAACAAATCACCACTTTTAATTGGTCTTGGTGGTGGTTATAACATGGTCTGCTCAGATGCTATGGCTATGATTCGCGAAACAAATCAATACATGGAAATTCACGATCAAGAGTTGGTTATCGTGAAAGCTGATAGTGTCGAAGTTCAAGATTATGATGGGAATGTTAAAGAACGTGATAGCTATACTGCTGAGCTTGACCTTTCTGATATTGGTAAAGGGACATACCCATACTATATGCTCAAAGAAATCGATGAGCAACCAACAGTGATGCGTAAGCTCATCCAAGCTTACACTGATGACAAGGGTCAAGTGACTGTAGATGCTAAAATTATTAAAGCTGTTCAAGAAGCTGACCGCATCTATATCCTCGCAGCAGGAACTTCTTATCATGCCGGTTTTGCCTCTAAGAAGATGCTTGAAGAGTTGACAGATACTCCAGTTGAGCTTGGTATTTCTTCTGAGTGGGGTTATGGTATGCCACTCCTTAGCAAAAAACCTCTCTTTGTCTTTATTAGTCAATCAGGTGAAACAGCAGATAGTCGTCAGGTTCTTGTTAAAGCTAACGAGTTGGGAATTCCAAGTTTGACGGTGACAAACGTTCCGGGATCTACTCTTTCTCGTGAAGCTGATCACACAATGCTTCTTCATGCTGGACCAGAAATTGCCGTAGCTTCTACTAAAGCTTACACAGCTCAGATTGCGACCCTTGCCTTCTTGGCTAAAGCAGTCGGTGAAGCTAATGGTAATGAAAAAGCTAAAGCATTCGACTTGGTACATGAATTGTCACTTGTAGCACAATCTATCGAATCAACGCTCTCTGAAAAAGAAGTGATTGATGAGAAGGTGGCAGCTCTTCTTTCAGAAACACGTAATGCTTTCTATATTGGTCGTGGTCAAGATTACTATGTTGCTATGGAAGCAAGTCTTAAATTAAAAGAAATCTCATATATCCAATGTGAAGGTTTCGCAGCAGGTGAGTTGAAGCATGGTACAATCGCTCTTATCGAAGATGGCACACCAGTTATTGCCCTCCTGTCAGATCCTGTTCTTGCTAGTCATACTCGTGGTAATATCCAAGAAGTGGTAGCGCGTGGTGCTAAAGTGTTGACCATTGCTGAGGAAAACGTTGCTAAGGAAGGTGATGACATCGTTCTTAATAATGTCCACCCTTACCTATCACCAATTTCAATGGTAGTACCGACACAATTAATTGCTTACTTTGCGACGCTTCATCGTGGACTCGACGTTGATAAACCACGTAACTTAGCTAAATCCGTTACAGTTGAATAA
- a CDS encoding LysR family transcriptional regulator: MRIQQLHYIIKIVETGSMNEAAKQLFITQPSLSNAVRDLEREMGIDIFIRNPKGITLTKDGVEFLSYARQVVEQTNLLEERYKSHTETRELFSVSSQHYAFVVNAFVSLLKRADMTRYELFLRETRTYEIIEDVKNFRSEIGVLFLNGYNRDVLTKMFDDNRLTYTSLFKARPHIFVSKSNPLAKHKVVSLEDLEDFPYLSYDQGIHNSFYYSEEILSQIPHKKSIVVSDRATLFNLLIGLDGYTIATGILNSNLNGDNIVSIPLDVDDEIDIVYLKHQKATLSKMGEKFLDNLVKEVTFDN; the protein is encoded by the coding sequence ATGCGAATTCAACAATTACATTATATTATCAAAATCGTCGAAACCGGCTCAATGAATGAAGCCGCAAAACAACTTTTCATTACACAACCAAGTCTTTCAAACGCTGTCCGCGATTTAGAAAGAGAGATGGGAATTGACATCTTTATTCGTAACCCTAAAGGGATCACCTTAACCAAGGATGGTGTTGAATTTCTATCTTATGCCCGTCAAGTAGTAGAACAAACTAATCTCTTAGAAGAACGCTACAAAAGTCACACAGAGACACGTGAATTATTTAGTGTTTCTTCTCAACACTACGCTTTTGTCGTCAATGCCTTCGTCTCACTTCTCAAGAGAGCTGATATGACGCGTTACGAGCTCTTCTTACGTGAAACTCGTACCTACGAGATTATCGAAGACGTTAAGAACTTCCGTTCAGAAATCGGTGTTCTCTTCCTTAATGGCTATAACCGAGATGTCTTGACTAAAATGTTTGACGATAACAGACTTACCTATACTAGTCTCTTTAAAGCTAGACCTCATATCTTTGTCAGCAAGTCAAATCCTCTGGCCAAGCATAAAGTGGTCTCATTGGAAGATTTAGAGGACTTCCCTTACCTTAGTTACGATCAGGGGATTCATAATTCCTTCTATTATTCTGAAGAGATTCTCTCACAAATCCCCCATAAAAAGTCGATTGTGGTTTCAGACCGTGCAACACTTTTTAACCTATTAATTGGTTTGGATGGATACACAATTGCCACTGGTATCTTAAATAGTAATTTAAATGGTGACAATATCGTCTCTATTCCACTAGATGTTGATGATGAAATTGATATTGTATACTTGAAACACCAAAAGGCTACTCTCTCTAAAATGGGAGAAAAATTCTTAGACAACCTTGTTAAGGAGGTCACTTTTGATAACTAA
- a CDS encoding YeiH family protein: MKIKEFLPGISISILISLIAWYLGNLFPIIGGPVIGLFIGLLLASLLINQKRFIIGMQFTSKKVLQYAVILLGFGLNLSQVFNVGLTSLPIILTTIATALITAYVIHKLFKLDSEIVTLVGVGSSICGGSAIAATAPVIKAKDESIATAISVIFFFNILAALLFPHLGSWLGLSNQGFAIFAGTAVNDTSSVTATASSWDSLHGTSILEQATIVKLTRTLAIIPITLGLSIWQSKKDNTKERFSLTKAIPNFILWFLLASLITTVAMSMGVPATIFAPLKDLSKFMIIMAMTAIGYQINLKKLITKGGSALLVGGLCWLLISIVSLLMQKLLGFW; the protein is encoded by the coding sequence ATGAAAATAAAAGAATTCTTACCTGGAATAAGTATTTCAATACTTATATCACTCATAGCTTGGTATCTTGGAAACTTATTTCCTATTATTGGTGGGCCCGTCATTGGACTTTTTATCGGACTCTTATTAGCTAGTCTACTTATAAATCAAAAAAGATTTATAATAGGGATGCAATTCACATCGAAAAAAGTATTGCAATACGCAGTTATTCTTCTGGGATTTGGATTAAATCTTTCTCAAGTCTTCAACGTTGGTTTAACATCTCTACCCATTATTTTAACTACTATTGCTACGGCACTGATTACTGCTTATGTCATCCACAAGCTATTTAAATTAGATAGTGAAATCGTAACTTTAGTAGGAGTAGGATCATCTATCTGCGGTGGTTCTGCTATTGCAGCCACTGCGCCTGTTATCAAGGCCAAAGATGAGTCCATTGCAACTGCAATCTCTGTTATTTTCTTTTTCAACATTTTGGCAGCTCTACTTTTTCCTCACTTAGGCTCTTGGTTAGGCCTCAGTAATCAGGGCTTCGCTATATTTGCTGGAACAGCTGTTAATGATACATCCTCTGTAACTGCTACCGCTAGTTCATGGGATAGCTTACATGGAACATCCATCCTAGAGCAGGCAACGATTGTTAAACTAACAAGGACACTTGCTATTATTCCTATTACTCTAGGACTCTCTATTTGGCAGTCAAAAAAAGATAATACAAAGGAAAGGTTTTCTCTGACCAAAGCAATTCCAAACTTTATCCTTTGGTTCCTGTTGGCTTCACTCATTACAACCGTTGCAATGTCTATGGGGGTCCCAGCAACTATCTTTGCTCCTTTAAAAGACCTTTCAAAATTCATGATTATCATGGCCATGACAGCTATCGGTTACCAAATAAATCTCAAAAAACTAATTACTAAGGGAGGTTCTGCTCTATTAGTGGGAGGGCTTTGTTGGCTATTAATTAGTATCGTTTCACTCCTCATGCAAAAACTATTAGGATTTTGGTAA
- a CDS encoding amino acid ABC transporter substrate-binding protein has translation MKKIVKIVLLACLIILPLFALSACSSRSHFATQKDQWQTYTKEKKIKIGFDATFVPMGYEEKDGSYIGFDIDLANAVFKLYGIDVEWQAIDWDMKETELKNGTIDLIWNGYSVTDERKQSADFTEPYMVNEQVLVTKKSSGIDSVAGMAGKTLGAQAGSSGYDAFNASPKILKDVVANQKVVQYSTFTQALIDLNSGRIDGLLIDRVYANYYLEKSGVLDQYNVMPAGYEGESFAVGARKVDKTLIKKINQGFETLYKNGEFQKISNKWFGEDVATDQVKGKR, from the coding sequence ATGAAAAAAATAGTGAAAATAGTTTTGCTAGCCTGTCTTATTATTTTGCCTTTGTTTGCGCTATCAGCTTGTAGCTCGCGCTCACATTTTGCAACTCAGAAAGACCAGTGGCAAACTTATACCAAAGAAAAGAAAATCAAAATTGGTTTTGATGCAACCTTTGTTCCTATGGGATATGAGGAAAAGGATGGTAGCTATATTGGTTTTGATATTGACTTGGCTAATGCAGTTTTTAAATTATATGGCATCGATGTTGAATGGCAAGCTATTGACTGGGATATGAAAGAAACTGAGTTGAAGAATGGGACGATTGATCTTATTTGGAATGGTTACTCGGTTACAGATGAACGTAAGCAGTCTGCAGACTTTACGGAACCTTATATGGTAAATGAACAAGTACTGGTAACCAAAAAGTCCTCAGGAATTGATTCTGTTGCAGGAATGGCAGGTAAGACCTTAGGTGCTCAAGCTGGGTCGTCTGGTTATGATGCATTCAATGCTTCTCCAAAAATTTTGAAGGATGTCGTTGCTAATCAAAAAGTTGTCCAATATTCGACTTTTACACAAGCTTTGATTGACCTTAATAGTGGACGTATTGATGGCCTATTGATTGACCGTGTGTACGCTAATTACTACCTAGAAAAATCAGGAGTTCTGGATCAGTATAATGTTATGCCTGCTGGTTACGAGGGAGAAAGCTTTGCTGTAGGTGCTCGTAAGGTAGATAAGACACTAATAAAAAAAATTAATCAAGGATTTGAAACTCTTTATAAAAATGGAGAATTCCAAAAGATTTCTAACAAGTGGTTTGGTGAAGATGTCGCAACAGACCAAGTTAAAGGGAAAAGATAA
- a CDS encoding amino acid ABC transporter permease — translation MSYVLEVLPALLNGAVVTLQVFFIVIVLSIPLGIVLAFLMQIKFKPLNWLLTLYVWIMRGTPLLLQLIFVYYVLPSVGIVFDRLPAAILAFTLNYAAYFAEIFRGGILAIPKGQYEAAKMLKLSPFQTIRYIILPQVVKIVLPSIFNEIINLVKDSSLVYVLGVGDLLLESRTAANRDATLAPMFVAGAIYLILVGLVTVASKNIEKKFNYYK, via the coding sequence ATGTCATACGTTTTGGAAGTATTACCAGCCCTTTTGAACGGTGCGGTAGTCACACTTCAAGTATTTTTCATTGTTATCGTACTGTCGATTCCATTAGGGATTGTACTTGCTTTCTTAATGCAGATTAAATTCAAACCTTTAAATTGGTTATTAACCCTTTACGTTTGGATTATGCGTGGAACGCCCCTCCTTTTACAATTGATCTTCGTTTATTACGTTCTTCCAAGCGTTGGGATTGTCTTTGATCGTCTACCAGCTGCTATTCTTGCTTTTACGCTTAACTATGCAGCTTATTTCGCAGAGATTTTCCGTGGAGGAATTTTGGCTATTCCAAAAGGACAATACGAAGCAGCTAAAATGCTTAAACTTAGTCCTTTCCAGACCATACGCTATATCATCCTTCCTCAGGTGGTTAAGATTGTCTTGCCAAGTATCTTTAACGAGATTATTAACTTGGTTAAGGATTCATCATTGGTTTATGTTCTTGGGGTTGGAGACCTTCTTTTGGAAAGTCGTACCGCTGCTAACCGTGATGCGACCTTAGCACCGATGTTTGTGGCCGGAGCTATTTATCTTATCCTTGTGGGTCTGGTGACTGTGGCTTCGAAAAACATCGAAAAGAAATTCAACTATTATAAATAG
- a CDS encoding glycoside hydrolase family 73 protein, translated as MCRLLKKYFVFIVGAFFCSLFLVLAFTTDRKNDNSVTAKAEASYNQTTTAFIDSIGETARQIGQDYNIYASVLIAQAILESNSGQSGLSQAPYYNFFGIKGSYNGNSVTMRTWEDDGTGNTYEIDEPFRSYGSLSDSLADYAALMTSSTYSGTWKSNTSSYADATQTLTGTYATDSLYASKLNSIIAYYGLTIYDQAPVTQATGSSSDLVWNSYRGSYTDAETLSIDVAWASYKNYK; from the coding sequence ATGTGTCGTCTTTTAAAGAAGTATTTTGTTTTTATAGTGGGGGCTTTTTTTTGTTCACTTTTTTTGGTGTTGGCATTTACAACAGATAGAAAAAATGATAACAGTGTTACTGCTAAAGCTGAAGCTTCCTACAATCAAACTACGACGGCTTTTATTGATAGTATCGGAGAGACTGCGAGACAGATTGGTCAAGATTACAATATCTATGCCTCTGTTTTAATTGCTCAAGCTATTTTGGAATCAAATTCAGGTCAGTCAGGCTTGAGTCAAGCTCCTTATTACAACTTCTTTGGTATTAAGGGTTCTTATAATGGGAACTCTGTTACAATGCGTACTTGGGAAGATGACGGTACAGGAAATACTTACGAGATTGACGAGCCCTTCCGTTCATATGGAAGTCTGAGTGATTCCCTAGCAGATTATGCTGCTTTAATGACGTCATCCACTTATTCAGGTACTTGGAAATCAAATACAAGCAGCTATGCGGATGCTACTCAGACACTCACAGGAACCTATGCTACAGATAGTCTTTATGCTTCTAAGTTAAATAGTATTATTGCATACTATGGGCTTACTATCTACGACCAAGCCCCAGTTACCCAGGCAACAGGTTCGAGTAGCGATCTAGTTTGGAATAGTTATAGAGGATCATACACAGATGCTGAGACCTTATCTATAGATGTGGCTTGGGCAAGTTATAAAAATTATAAATAA